One Pseudomonas brassicacearum genomic region harbors:
- the speB gene encoding agmatinase, producing the protein MDKILHQPLGGNEMPRFGGIATMMRLPHLQTAAGLDAAFVGVPLDIGTSLRAGTRFGPREIRAESVMIRPYNMATGAAPFDSLAVADIGDVPINTFNLLDAVRIIEASYHKILEHNVIPLTLGGDHTITLPILRAIHKKHGKVGLVHIDAHADVNDHMFGEKIAHGTTFRRAVEEGLLDCDRVVQIGLRAQGYTADDFNWSRNQGFRVVQAEECWHKSLAPLMAEVREKVGGGPVYLSFDIDGIDPAWAPGTGTPEIGGLTTIQAIEIVRGCQGLDLVGCDLVEVSPPYDTSGNTSLLGANLLYEMLCVLPGVVHR; encoded by the coding sequence GTGGACAAGATTCTTCACCAACCACTGGGCGGCAACGAAATGCCGCGCTTCGGCGGCATCGCCACCATGATGCGACTCCCCCATTTGCAAACCGCTGCCGGCCTGGACGCGGCCTTCGTCGGCGTGCCGCTGGACATCGGCACCTCCCTGCGCGCCGGCACCCGTTTCGGGCCCCGCGAGATCCGCGCCGAATCGGTGATGATCCGCCCCTACAACATGGCCACTGGTGCGGCGCCGTTCGACTCGCTGGCGGTGGCCGACATCGGTGATGTGCCGATCAACACCTTCAATCTGCTGGACGCGGTGCGGATCATCGAAGCGTCGTATCACAAGATCCTCGAACACAACGTCATCCCCCTGACCCTGGGCGGCGATCACACCATCACCCTGCCAATCCTGCGGGCCATCCACAAGAAACACGGCAAGGTCGGCCTGGTGCACATCGACGCCCACGCCGATGTAAACGACCACATGTTCGGCGAGAAAATCGCCCACGGCACCACCTTCCGACGCGCCGTGGAAGAAGGCCTGCTCGATTGCGACCGCGTGGTGCAAATCGGCCTGCGGGCCCAGGGCTACACGGCCGATGATTTCAACTGGAGCCGCAACCAGGGATTCCGCGTGGTCCAGGCCGAAGAGTGCTGGCATAAATCCCTGGCACCGTTGATGGCTGAAGTCCGTGAGAAAGTCGGTGGCGGCCCGGTCTACCTGAGCTTCGACATCGACGGCATCGACCCGGCCTGGGCGCCTGGCACCGGCACCCCGGAAATCGGTGGGCTGACCACCATCCAGGCGATTGAAATCGTGCGCGGCTGCCAGGGTCTCGACCTGGTTGGTTGCGATCTGGTAGAAGTTTCGCCGCCCTACGACACCAGCGGCAATACTTCGCTGCTGGGCGCCAACCTGCTGTACGAGATGCTTTGCGTACTGCCCGGCGTGGTTCATCGCTGA
- a CDS encoding LysR family transcriptional regulator, giving the protein MANALPDLKLLRIFVSVVRHQGFANAQHELNLSTSAISTYMSQLESALGLVLCHRGRGGFSLTSKGELFHQETLRLLGELEGFEQYAAALKGELRGTLNLGVIDSTVSDKALPFAEAIGAYSQEHPAVHLHLSVMSPYELQLGVQDNRLDLAIGAFSSRMSGLVYMPLYREQHWLYCSNRHPLFNERRIPEQVITQQRMVGRGYWSQAELARHGFKHSAATVESMEAQLILVLSGAYIGYLPEHYAQAWVDKGDLRVLLPATFGYQAPFSMIVRRGRSREPLIQTFRDLLKAQLNQA; this is encoded by the coding sequence ATGGCCAACGCTCTACCCGACCTGAAACTGCTGCGTATTTTCGTCAGCGTGGTCCGGCACCAGGGGTTCGCCAACGCCCAGCACGAACTCAACCTGTCCACCTCGGCCATCAGCACCTACATGAGCCAGCTTGAATCGGCCCTGGGCCTGGTGTTGTGTCATCGCGGCCGAGGCGGTTTCAGCCTGACCAGCAAGGGTGAGTTGTTCCATCAGGAAACCCTGCGCCTGCTGGGCGAGCTTGAAGGGTTCGAACAATACGCGGCGGCGCTCAAGGGCGAATTGCGTGGCACGTTGAACCTGGGGGTGATCGATTCCACCGTCAGCGACAAGGCCCTGCCGTTCGCCGAAGCCATCGGCGCCTACAGCCAGGAGCATCCGGCGGTGCACTTGCACCTGTCGGTCATGAGCCCTTATGAATTGCAGCTGGGCGTGCAGGACAATCGCCTGGACCTGGCCATCGGTGCGTTTTCCTCGCGCATGAGCGGGCTGGTCTACATGCCGCTGTACCGTGAGCAGCACTGGTTGTATTGCAGCAACCGACACCCGCTGTTCAACGAGCGGCGCATCCCCGAGCAAGTCATCACCCAGCAGCGCATGGTCGGGCGCGGTTATTGGAGCCAGGCCGAACTGGCCCGCCACGGCTTCAAGCACAGCGCAGCGACGGTGGAGAGCATGGAGGCTCAGTTGATCCTGGTGTTATCCGGTGCCTACATCGGTTACCTGCCCGAGCACTACGCCCAGGCTTGGGTCGACAAGGGCGACTTGCGCGTACTGTTGCCGGCGACCTTTGGCTACCAGGCGCCGTTTTCGATGATCGTGCGCCGTGGCCGCAGTCGCGAGCCGCTGATCCAGACGTTCCGCGACCTGCTCAAGGCGCAGCTCAACCAGGCCTGA
- a CDS encoding HlyD family type I secretion periplasmic adaptor subunit — protein sequence MSAQTPDSAARSYFGSFSKSAESEFMPETAGATLQDSPRRSRVTVWLAAGLIITGLVWAKLAVLQEVTTGEGKAIPSSKIQVIQNLEGGIVTEIFVREGQMVNKGDTLLRLDDTRFLSNKGESEADRYALTAQVERLSAEAEGRPFKLSAEVIAKAPQVAEDERSLYEQRQRRLASEQRTLTEQLRQKTQELAEFRSKQGQFSSALGLLQEEMNMSAPLVRTGAVSPVEILRLKRSAVEIRGSLNATTLAIPRAESAINEIKSKIDESEQSFRSDAAKDLNEKRTELSKIAASSIAIDDRVTRTTVVSPVHGVIKQLKVNTIGGVVQPGSDMVEIVPLEDNLLIEAKVRPQDVAFLHPGQKAMVKFSAYDYTIYGGLSAKLELIGADTITDDKGNSFYLIQVRTDKNHLGGDVKPLLIIPGMVATVDIITGEKSVLDYLLKPVLKARTEAMRER from the coding sequence ATGTCTGCTCAAACACCGGATTCCGCCGCTCGAAGCTACTTCGGCAGTTTCAGCAAAAGCGCCGAAAGCGAATTCATGCCGGAAACTGCCGGCGCCACGTTGCAGGATTCGCCCCGGCGCTCCCGTGTCACCGTGTGGCTGGCCGCCGGGCTGATCATCACCGGGCTGGTCTGGGCGAAACTGGCGGTCTTGCAGGAAGTCACCACTGGCGAAGGCAAGGCGATTCCGTCGAGCAAGATCCAGGTGATCCAGAACCTGGAGGGCGGTATCGTCACCGAGATTTTCGTCCGTGAAGGCCAGATGGTGAACAAGGGCGACACCCTGTTGCGCCTGGACGATACGCGGTTTCTGTCGAACAAGGGCGAGAGCGAAGCCGACCGCTATGCCTTGACCGCCCAGGTCGAGCGCCTGTCGGCCGAGGCTGAGGGCCGTCCCTTTAAACTTTCCGCAGAGGTAATCGCCAAGGCCCCGCAAGTGGCCGAGGACGAGCGCTCGCTGTACGAACAACGGCAGCGGCGCCTGGCCAGCGAACAACGGACCCTGACCGAACAACTGCGACAGAAGACCCAGGAGCTGGCGGAGTTTCGCTCCAAGCAAGGCCAATTCAGCTCCGCCCTGGGCTTGCTGCAAGAAGAAATGAACATGTCCGCGCCCCTGGTGCGCACCGGGGCCGTGTCGCCGGTGGAGATCCTGCGTCTCAAACGCAGCGCGGTGGAAATCCGCGGCTCGCTCAACGCCACCACCTTGGCGATCCCTCGGGCCGAATCGGCGATCAATGAGATCAAAAGCAAGATCGATGAGTCCGAACAGTCCTTCCGCTCGGACGCGGCCAAGGACCTCAACGAGAAACGCACGGAACTGTCGAAAATCGCCGCGTCGAGCATCGCCATCGACGACCGCGTGACCCGCACCACTGTAGTTTCGCCAGTACACGGGGTGATCAAGCAACTGAAGGTCAACACCATCGGCGGCGTGGTCCAGCCGGGCAGCGACATGGTGGAAATCGTCCCGTTGGAAGACAACCTGCTGATCGAAGCCAAGGTCCGCCCCCAGGACGTGGCGTTCCTGCATCCGGGCCAGAAAGCCATGGTCAAGTTCAGCGCCTACGACTACACCATCTACGGCGGGCTCAGCGCCAAGCTCGAACTGATCGGCGCCGACACCATCACCGATGACAAGGGCAACAGCTTCTACCTGATCCAGGTGCGCACCGACAAAAACCATCTGGGCGGGGATGTGAAACCGTTGCTGATCATTCCAGGGATGGTGGCGACAGTGGATATCATTACCGGGGAGAAAAGTGTGCTGGATTACTTGCTCAAGCCGGTGTTGAAGGCGCGGACCGAGGCGATGCGCGAGCGCTGA
- a CDS encoding MFS transporter: MSPLIRLLGSFIALMMAMGIGRFALTPQLPHLIGEGQLDLTAAGLIAAANYLGYFLGALDAMFARRPEQVQRRLLGGLWLCVLLTLASFWAWGFWPHLALRFGTGVASAWVMVMITALSQPLAATAGRPRLGALVFAGPGLGIFLTGMLALGSNLLGQTSATLWLVYAGVALAMLLVILPMLPQPAANANVALSAGTTSSRGIARLGAVYVLYGLGYIIPATFLSQMASAQFHGQWQADLFWPCFGLAAAIGVLLVSLRRPDPNTTSRWLIGTLWLQAAGVFACLLGSGPGLALGVILCGAPFLACMQLVMLRSRELAPQATQRNAGLLTACFAVGQLSGPLLAALSSHFSGGLQPALIIAGSGLVLAGGLLLRPVSRNAVSPCIETALR; this comes from the coding sequence ATGTCACCTCTTATTCGTCTGCTCGGCAGCTTCATCGCCTTGATGATGGCCATGGGCATCGGCCGCTTTGCTCTTACGCCTCAGTTACCTCACTTGATCGGCGAAGGCCAGCTCGACTTGACCGCCGCCGGTCTGATTGCCGCCGCCAACTACCTGGGTTACTTCCTCGGCGCGCTCGACGCCATGTTCGCCCGCCGCCCGGAACAGGTGCAGCGGCGTTTGCTCGGCGGCCTGTGGTTGTGCGTGTTGCTGACCCTGGCATCGTTTTGGGCCTGGGGTTTCTGGCCGCACCTGGCGCTGCGCTTCGGCACTGGCGTGGCAAGTGCCTGGGTGATGGTGATGATCACCGCGTTGAGCCAACCCTTGGCCGCAACGGCAGGACGGCCGCGGCTCGGCGCACTGGTGTTTGCCGGACCGGGGCTGGGGATTTTTCTGACAGGCATGCTGGCCCTGGGCTCGAACCTGCTGGGTCAGACCTCCGCGACCCTGTGGCTGGTGTATGCCGGCGTGGCGTTGGCGATGTTGCTGGTGATTCTGCCGATGCTGCCGCAACCCGCCGCAAACGCGAACGTTGCCCTGTCGGCCGGCACTACGTCGAGCCGTGGCATCGCTCGGCTCGGCGCGGTGTACGTCTTATACGGCCTGGGCTACATCATTCCGGCCACTTTCCTCTCGCAGATGGCCTCGGCGCAGTTCCACGGACAATGGCAGGCGGACCTGTTCTGGCCCTGCTTCGGCCTGGCCGCCGCGATCGGCGTGCTGCTGGTGAGCCTGCGCCGACCAGACCCGAACACCACCAGTCGCTGGTTGATCGGTACGTTATGGCTGCAAGCGGCCGGGGTCTTCGCCTGCCTGCTGGGCAGCGGGCCGGGGTTGGCATTGGGCGTCATCCTATGTGGCGCGCCATTTCTGGCCTGCATGCAATTGGTGATGCTGCGCTCTCGGGAACTGGCGCCACAGGCCACCCAGCGCAACGCCGGGCTGCTGACCGCCTGCTTTGCCGTCGGCCAACTCAGCGGCCCGCTGCTGGCGGCCTTGAGCAGCCATTTCAGCGGCGGGTTGCAACCGGCGCTGATCATTGCCGGCAGCGGCCTGGTGCTGGCCGGCGGGCTGTTGCTGCGGCCCGTCAGCCGAAACGCCGTGAGCCCTTGCATCGAGACCGCCCTGCGCTGA
- a CDS encoding S1 RNA-binding domain-containing protein, which produces MALVGRYNSLQVVKHTNFGLYLDGGADGEILLPNRYIPKDIPSEDEDWLNVFIYLDSDDKLIATTEKPKVQVGEFASLKVVEVNSIGVFLDWGLPKDLLLPYSEEKRQMTAGEYCVVHVYLDKHTRRITATARLDRYLDKTPANYTPGQEVDLLVAEATDMGFKAIINNKHWGLIHKNEIFKFMRAGKEEKGFIKEIRPDGKISLSLQPVGQEAATSLNAKILAKLRENNGTLPVSDKSDPVLISSLFGVSKGNFKKAIGALYKNGQIVIHADRIELS; this is translated from the coding sequence ATGGCTTTAGTCGGGCGCTACAACAGTTTGCAAGTGGTTAAACACACTAACTTCGGTTTATATCTGGACGGTGGGGCGGACGGCGAAATTTTGCTGCCCAACCGTTATATCCCCAAGGATATCCCCAGCGAAGATGAAGACTGGCTCAATGTTTTTATTTATCTGGACAGCGACGACAAACTGATCGCTACCACGGAAAAACCAAAAGTACAGGTGGGTGAGTTCGCCAGCCTGAAAGTGGTTGAGGTCAACAGCATTGGCGTGTTCCTGGACTGGGGCCTGCCCAAGGATCTGCTGCTGCCCTATTCCGAAGAAAAGCGCCAGATGACCGCTGGCGAGTACTGCGTGGTGCACGTCTACCTCGACAAGCACACCCGCCGCATCACCGCCACGGCGCGCCTGGATCGTTATCTGGACAAGACGCCGGCCAACTACACGCCGGGGCAGGAAGTTGATTTGCTGGTCGCCGAAGCCACCGACATGGGGTTCAAGGCAATCATCAATAACAAGCACTGGGGCCTGATTCACAAGAACGAAATCTTCAAGTTCATGCGTGCCGGCAAAGAGGAAAAAGGTTTCATCAAGGAAATCCGCCCGGACGGCAAGATCAGCCTGAGCTTGCAGCCAGTGGGCCAGGAAGCCGCCACCAGTCTGAACGCGAAGATCCTCGCCAAGTTGCGTGAGAACAATGGCACGCTCCCGGTCAGCGACAAGAGCGACCCGGTGTTGATCAGCAGCCTGTTTGGCGTGAGCAAGGGCAACTTCAAGAAAGCCATTGGCGCGCTCTACAAGAATGGGCAGATTGTGATTCATGCTGATCGCATTGAATTGAGCTGA
- the ptrR gene encoding putrescine utilization regulator PtrR — protein MEFSQLRIFQAVAEEGSITRAAERLHRVPSNLSTRLKQLEEQLGVDLFLRERQRLQLSPAGKVLLDYAAKLFALHDEAHAAVQGGQPAGDFVLGTMYSTAAIHLPDLLAGYHRTYPAVNLQVQSGPSGELFEGLLTGRLDAALVDGPLELAGLDGVPLCDERLVLITEADHPPVRSALDVQGRSVFTFRQGCSYRMRLEAWFAHDHATMGRAMEIESYQGMLACVIAGSGVALMSESMLASLPGRERVTVHPLAEPFASATTWLMWRKGMVGANLNAWIELQQQAWPRTPMMTAQSA, from the coding sequence GTGGAGTTCAGCCAATTACGGATTTTCCAGGCCGTGGCCGAGGAAGGTTCCATCACCCGGGCCGCCGAGCGCCTGCACCGGGTGCCGTCGAACCTCTCGACCCGGCTCAAACAGCTTGAAGAGCAACTGGGCGTGGATCTTTTCCTGCGGGAACGTCAGCGCTTGCAGTTGTCACCGGCGGGAAAAGTCCTGCTGGACTATGCGGCCAAGCTCTTTGCCTTGCACGATGAAGCCCATGCGGCCGTGCAGGGCGGGCAGCCGGCCGGGGATTTTGTACTGGGCACGATGTACAGCACGGCGGCGATTCACTTGCCGGACCTGCTGGCCGGTTATCACCGCACCTATCCGGCGGTAAACCTGCAAGTGCAATCCGGGCCCAGCGGTGAATTGTTCGAAGGCTTGCTCACCGGGCGTCTCGACGCGGCGCTGGTGGACGGTCCGCTGGAACTGGCGGGACTGGATGGCGTGCCGTTGTGCGACGAACGGCTGGTGCTGATTACCGAGGCCGACCATCCTCCGGTACGCAGTGCGCTGGATGTCCAAGGGCGTTCAGTGTTCACCTTTCGCCAAGGCTGTTCGTATCGCATGCGGTTGGAGGCCTGGTTCGCCCATGATCACGCGACCATGGGCCGGGCGATGGAAATTGAGTCTTACCAAGGGATGCTGGCGTGTGTGATCGCTGGGTCTGGGGTGGCGCTGATGTCCGAGTCGATGCTCGCCAGCCTGCCGGGCCGCGAACGTGTGACGGTGCATCCGCTGGCCGAGCCGTTTGCCAGTGCCACAACTTGGCTGATGTGGCGCAAAGGGATGGTAGGGGCGAACCTCAACGCCTGGATCGAGCTACAGCAACAGGCGTGGCCACGAACACCCATGATGACGGCGCAATCGGCTTGA
- a CDS encoding purine-cytosine permease family protein produces MNNNNDNSLTQIETFGVEQIPDHERTAGPGDLFRLIFGGANTFATAVLGSFPVLFGLSFQAGVWAIVLGVLVGSIILAPMGLFGPLNGTNNAVSSGAHFGVHGRIVGSFLSLLTAIAFFSLSVWSSGDALIGGAKRLIGLPETDLSLGLAYGLFALLVLTVCIYGFRFMLWVNRIAVWAASLLFLLGILAFAPTFDSQFAGTVALGQPGFWAAFIGAALVAMSNPISFGAFLGDWSRYIPRHTPKRRIMLAVIAAQLATLIPFLFGLATATIVAIKAPDYIAANNYVGGLLAVSPSWFFLPVCLIAVIGGMSTGTTSLYGTGLDMSSVFPRVLSRVKATLLIGVLSIAFIFIGRFAANLVQSVSTFAVLIITCTTPWMVIMIIGLLVRRGFYCPDDLQVFTRGETGGRYWFTHGWNWRGLGAWIPSALVGLCFVNLPGQFVGPLGELAGGIDISLPVTLGLASVVYLVLLGVFPEPAAVYGPDDPRSKGASVPIDTLSIRQTV; encoded by the coding sequence ATGAATAACAATAACGACAACAGCCTTACGCAAATCGAAACCTTCGGGGTCGAACAGATCCCGGACCACGAACGAACCGCCGGCCCGGGCGATCTGTTTCGCCTGATCTTCGGCGGCGCCAATACCTTCGCCACCGCCGTGCTCGGCAGTTTCCCAGTGCTGTTCGGCCTGTCGTTCCAGGCCGGTGTCTGGGCGATTGTATTGGGGGTATTGGTGGGCTCGATCATCCTCGCCCCCATGGGCCTGTTCGGCCCGCTCAACGGCACCAACAACGCCGTGTCTTCCGGTGCGCACTTCGGCGTGCACGGGCGGATCGTCGGCTCGTTCCTGTCATTGCTGACCGCCATTGCGTTCTTCTCATTGTCGGTGTGGAGCTCGGGGGATGCTTTGATCGGCGGGGCCAAGCGGCTGATCGGCTTGCCGGAAACCGACCTGAGCCTGGGCCTGGCCTATGGCCTGTTCGCCCTGCTGGTATTGACGGTGTGCATCTACGGCTTTCGTTTCATGCTGTGGGTCAACCGCATCGCCGTATGGGCCGCCAGCCTGTTGTTCCTGCTGGGCATCCTGGCTTTCGCGCCGACCTTCGACAGCCAGTTCGCCGGCACCGTCGCCCTCGGTCAGCCGGGCTTCTGGGCGGCGTTCATCGGCGCAGCGCTGGTGGCCATGAGCAACCCGATTTCCTTCGGTGCGTTCCTGGGTGACTGGTCGCGCTACATCCCACGCCACACGCCGAAGCGCCGCATCATGCTGGCGGTGATCGCCGCGCAATTGGCGACGCTGATCCCGTTCCTGTTCGGCCTCGCCACCGCCACCATCGTCGCGATCAAGGCGCCGGACTACATCGCCGCCAACAACTACGTGGGCGGGCTGCTGGCGGTTTCGCCGAGCTGGTTCTTCCTGCCGGTGTGCCTGATTGCGGTGATCGGCGGCATGTCCACCGGCACCACGTCGCTGTATGGCACCGGGCTGGACATGTCCAGCGTGTTCCCACGGGTGCTGTCACGGGTCAAGGCGACACTGTTGATCGGTGTGCTGTCGATTGCCTTCATCTTCATCGGGCGCTTCGCCGCGAACCTGGTGCAGAGCGTGTCCACCTTCGCCGTGCTGATCATCACCTGCACCACCCCGTGGATGGTGATCATGATCATCGGCCTGCTGGTGCGGCGCGGTTTCTACTGCCCAGATGACCTGCAAGTATTCACCCGGGGCGAAACCGGCGGACGCTACTGGTTCACCCATGGATGGAACTGGCGCGGCCTGGGAGCGTGGATTCCAAGCGCATTGGTGGGGTTGTGTTTCGTCAACCTGCCGGGGCAGTTCGTCGGGCCGCTGGGCGAGCTGGCCGGCGGGATCGATATCAGCCTGCCGGTGACCCTGGGCCTGGCCTCGGTGGTGTACCTGGTGTTGCTTGGGGTGTTTCCAGAGCCGGCGGCGGTGTATGGGCCGGATGATCCGCGTAGCAAGGGGGCTTCGGTGCCAATCGATACCCTCTCGATCAGACAGACCGTCTGA
- a CDS encoding tRNA-uridine aminocarboxypropyltransferase, whose protein sequence is MSRIHCPRCHRPQSHCLCPLIPSLDSRTRVLLLQHPSEVNHALNTARLAALGLNNAELIVGEVFEDLPRLLNPPGYQARLLFPGDEAQPLQAYAPSEDPILLVVPDGTWRKARKLLHLNPLLAALPRVALAEGGVSRYRLRKAPGPEALSTVEAIVQALQTLEAPASFEPLLRPFEALIEGQIAAMGEETYQKNHGGV, encoded by the coding sequence ATGTCCCGAATCCATTGCCCGCGTTGCCACAGGCCGCAAAGCCATTGTCTGTGCCCATTGATCCCCAGCCTCGACAGCCGCACCCGGGTGTTGTTGTTGCAGCATCCCAGCGAAGTGAATCACGCCTTGAACACCGCCCGGCTGGCGGCGCTGGGGCTGAACAATGCCGAGTTGATCGTGGGCGAGGTGTTCGAGGATTTGCCCAGGTTGCTCAACCCACCGGGTTATCAGGCGCGCTTGCTGTTTCCCGGCGACGAGGCGCAGCCGTTGCAAGCCTATGCCCCGTCCGAGGATCCGATCCTGCTGGTCGTCCCCGATGGCACTTGGCGCAAGGCGCGCAAGTTGCTGCACCTCAATCCCTTGTTGGCGGCGCTGCCGAGGGTAGCGCTGGCCGAAGGTGGGGTGTCTCGCTACCGGTTGCGCAAGGCGCCGGGGCCCGAGGCGCTGTCGACGGTGGAGGCGATTGTCCAGGCATTGCAGACGCTGGAGGCGCCGGCGAGTTTCGAGCCGTTGTTGAGGCCGTTTGAGGCGTTGATCGAGGGGCAGATTGCGGCGATGGGGGAGGAGACCTACCAGAAGAACCATGGAGGGGTTTAG
- a CDS encoding NCS1 family nucleobase:cation symporter-1: MSEQMPNGYSPRLYNEDLGPLPQKWNWYNIFAFWMSDVHSVGGYVFAASLFALGLASWQVLIALLGGICIVQLIANLVARPSQQAAVPYPVICRLAFGVFGANIPAVIRGLIAVAWYGIQTYLASSALIIVVLRFFPAMEVYATPQFAGLSYLGWFGFLSLWFVQALVFWTGMESIRRFIDWAGPVVYAVMFLLAGWIVWKAGWSNISFTLAEKSLSGWQAFGQVIVATALVVSYFSGPTLNFGDFSRYCRSMSDVRRGNFWGLPVNFLAFSLVTVVIVSGTLPVFGEMLHDPIATVARIDNDVAVLLGAFAFVTATVGINIVANFVSPAFDFANVAPSKISWRAGGMIAALASIFITPWNLFNNPEVIHYTLDVLAAFIGPLFGILLVDYYLIKKQQIDVDALFNDGPSGRYYYSGGINWTAVKALIPATLMGVAITFTPMLQSMANFAWFTGCFLGGVLYFALARRELAPHPSFSPA, translated from the coding sequence ATGTCCGAGCAAATGCCCAACGGCTACAGCCCCCGCCTCTATAACGAAGACCTGGGCCCGCTGCCGCAGAAATGGAATTGGTACAACATCTTCGCGTTCTGGATGAGTGATGTGCACAGTGTCGGCGGCTACGTATTTGCCGCCAGTCTGTTCGCATTGGGACTGGCGAGTTGGCAGGTGTTGATTGCCTTGCTCGGTGGGATTTGCATTGTGCAGTTGATCGCCAACCTGGTCGCCAGGCCGAGCCAGCAAGCGGCGGTGCCGTATCCGGTGATCTGTCGGCTGGCGTTTGGGGTGTTTGGGGCGAATATTCCTGCGGTCATCCGCGGTTTGATTGCCGTGGCCTGGTACGGCATTCAGACATACCTGGCGTCCAGTGCGCTGATCATTGTGGTTTTGCGGTTTTTTCCTGCAATGGAAGTCTACGCCACGCCGCAATTTGCCGGTTTGTCCTACCTGGGTTGGTTCGGTTTCCTCAGCCTGTGGTTCGTCCAGGCGTTGGTGTTCTGGACGGGAATGGAGTCGATCCGCCGTTTCATCGACTGGGCCGGGCCGGTGGTCTACGCGGTGATGTTTCTGTTGGCCGGCTGGATCGTGTGGAAGGCCGGTTGGAGCAACATCAGTTTCACCCTGGCGGAAAAGTCCTTGTCCGGCTGGCAAGCCTTCGGCCAGGTGATCGTGGCGACGGCACTGGTGGTGTCGTACTTTTCCGGCCCGACCCTGAATTTCGGCGATTTCAGTCGTTATTGCCGGAGCATGTCTGACGTTCGCCGTGGCAATTTCTGGGGGCTGCCGGTGAATTTCCTGGCGTTCTCCCTGGTTACGGTAGTGATTGTTTCCGGGACCTTGCCGGTGTTCGGCGAGATGCTCCACGACCCGATCGCCACCGTGGCGCGCATCGACAACGACGTGGCCGTACTGTTGGGGGCCTTTGCTTTCGTGACCGCCACCGTCGGCATCAACATTGTCGCCAACTTTGTCTCTCCAGCCTTCGACTTCGCCAACGTCGCACCCAGCAAAATCAGCTGGCGTGCCGGGGGCATGATCGCGGCGCTGGCGTCGATTTTCATCACGCCGTGGAACCTGTTCAACAACCCCGAAGTGATCCACTACACCCTGGACGTGCTGGCGGCGTTCATTGGCCCGCTGTTCGGGATCCTGTTGGTGGATTACTACCTGATCAAAAAGCAGCAGATCGACGTCGATGCGCTGTTCAATGACGGGCCGAGCGGGCGTTATTACTACAGCGGCGGCATCAACTGGACGGCGGTCAAGGCGTTGATTCCGGCGACGCTGATGGGGGTGGCGATCACCTTCACGCCGATGCTGCAATCGATGGCCAACTTTGCCTGGTTCACCGGTTGTTTCCTCGGCGGGGTGTTGTATTTCGCCTTGGCGCGGCGTGAGCTGGCGCCGCACCCGTCGTTCAGCCCGGCCTGA
- a CDS encoding YybH family protein, translating into MNEQQQVLKAAAELVSAFARNDRDAYFGAFTTDASFVFYTLEQPLLSRDAYQALWDRWRSEDGFEVLSCTSSNAFVSLQGDVAVFIHDVATELRMQGEQHFSQERETILFRKQEGRAQEQQGLWLACHEHLSAMPEGLPPP; encoded by the coding sequence ATGAACGAACAGCAGCAGGTTCTCAAGGCCGCCGCAGAACTGGTGTCGGCCTTCGCCCGCAATGACCGCGACGCCTACTTTGGCGCATTCACGACCGACGCGAGTTTCGTGTTCTACACCCTCGAACAGCCCCTGCTGTCACGCGATGCTTACCAGGCGTTGTGGGACCGCTGGCGGTCCGAGGATGGCTTCGAGGTGCTGTCATGCACCTCGAGCAACGCCTTCGTCAGCCTGCAAGGGGACGTGGCGGTGTTCATCCATGACGTGGCCACCGAGCTGCGCATGCAAGGGGAGCAACACTTTAGCCAGGAGCGCGAAACCATCCTGTTCCGCAAACAGGAAGGCCGCGCACAAGAACAACAAGGCCTATGGCTGGCCTGCCATGAACATTTGTCCGCCATGCCGGAAGGGCTGCCACCCCCTTAG
- a CDS encoding PA1414 family protein, which translates to MKEKIQNWLHDLGVALGLIEPPMQPIPIRTDDEQRRRQPRRR; encoded by the coding sequence ATGAAAGAGAAAATCCAGAACTGGCTTCACGACCTGGGTGTCGCGCTGGGGCTGATCGAGCCGCCAATGCAACCGATACCGATCCGCACCGATGACGAGCAACGTCGCCGCCAACCGCGCCGCCGGTAA